Proteins encoded by one window of Microcebus murinus isolate Inina chromosome 2, M.murinus_Inina_mat1.0, whole genome shotgun sequence:
- the CCDC163 gene encoding transmembrane protein CCDC163 isoform X6 has protein sequence MSRSVSWSEQLDALLNATDGNVARIKQRLYPLGVSMATGELPGTWISSRDLPLQLGVQAEQPWALETPTVPERLSWPEAYSPSHLRDEVTILQSQLRSQAQVIEALRQAVQGLLEEREQQKYQISALEASLRLLQGGPEGRALLEQRLEELRRDLQGLRSQVQEQAQVQAQMQTGPLNCSTTSGLHQELQTERQRLWEESEILREELELLRDQLNQHQELLLKQMADGRQTQACSWKMLEQLQSGQESKGHTLEAARTEAQDVQQKHDLLRSPEEHPF, from the exons ATGAGTAGGAGCGTGAGCTGGTCTGAGCAGCTTGATGCGCTTCTAAACGCTACTGATGGAAATGTGGCTCGGATCAAG CAGCGACTGTATCCTCTTGGGGTCTCCATGGCAA CAGGGGAGCTGCCTGGGACCTGGATTTCCTCTCGTGATTTGCCTCTCCAGTTAGGAGTCCAAGCTGAACAGCCTTGGGCTCTAGAGACTCCCACAGTCCCAGAGAGGCTGAGCTGGCCTGAGGCCTACAGTCCTTCCCATCTCCGGGATGAAGTTACTATTCTCCAATCCCAGCTTCGATCTCAGGCTCAG GTGATTGAGGCACTAAGGCAGGCTGTACAAGGCTTGCTGGAAGAGCGAGAACAGCAGAAGTACCAGATCAGTGCCCTGGAAG CATCACTAAGATTGCTGCAGGGGGGCCCAGAGGGGAGGGCTCTTCTGGAGCAACGCCTGGAGGAGCTGAGAAGGGACCTTCAGGGGCTTCGGAGCCAGGTGCAGGAGCAGGCCCAAGTCCAAGCCCAAATGCAAACAGGACCATTAAACTGCAGCACTACCAGTGGCCTTCATCAGGAGCTGCAGACAGA GCGGCAAAGGCTGTGGGAGGAGTCAGAGATTCTTCGGGAGGAACTGGAGTTGCTGCGGGACCAGCTGA ACCAGCACCAGGAGCTGCTGCTGAAACAGATGGCTGACGGGCGGCAGACTCAGGCCTGCAGCTGGAAG ATGTTGGAGCAGCTGCAAAGTGGCCAGGAAAGCAAAGGTCACACCCTGGAAGCTGCCAGGACAGAGGCCCAGGATGTCCAGCAGAAGCATGACCTCCTCAG aTCTCCAGAGGAACACCCTTTCTAA
- the CCDC163 gene encoding transmembrane protein CCDC163 isoform X5, with protein MSRSVSWSEQLDALLNATDGNVARIKQRLYPLGVSMATGELPGTWISSRDLPLQLGVQAEQPWALETPTVPERLSWPEAYSPSHLRDEVTILQSQLRSQAQVIEALRQAVQGLLEEREQQKYQISALEASLRLLQGGPEGRALLEQRLEELRRDLQGLRSQVQEQAQVQAQMQTGPLNCSTTSGLHQELQTERQRLWEESEILREELELLRDQLNQHQELLLKQMADGRQTQACSWKAMRNCPWPHEGSKCAEEDNHGEGRERGLVLPEPVVWQMLEQLQSGQESKGHTLEAARTEAQDVQQKHDLLRSPEEHPF; from the exons ATGAGTAGGAGCGTGAGCTGGTCTGAGCAGCTTGATGCGCTTCTAAACGCTACTGATGGAAATGTGGCTCGGATCAAG CAGCGACTGTATCCTCTTGGGGTCTCCATGGCAA CAGGGGAGCTGCCTGGGACCTGGATTTCCTCTCGTGATTTGCCTCTCCAGTTAGGAGTCCAAGCTGAACAGCCTTGGGCTCTAGAGACTCCCACAGTCCCAGAGAGGCTGAGCTGGCCTGAGGCCTACAGTCCTTCCCATCTCCGGGATGAAGTTACTATTCTCCAATCCCAGCTTCGATCTCAGGCTCAG GTGATTGAGGCACTAAGGCAGGCTGTACAAGGCTTGCTGGAAGAGCGAGAACAGCAGAAGTACCAGATCAGTGCCCTGGAAG CATCACTAAGATTGCTGCAGGGGGGCCCAGAGGGGAGGGCTCTTCTGGAGCAACGCCTGGAGGAGCTGAGAAGGGACCTTCAGGGGCTTCGGAGCCAGGTGCAGGAGCAGGCCCAAGTCCAAGCCCAAATGCAAACAGGACCATTAAACTGCAGCACTACCAGTGGCCTTCATCAGGAGCTGCAGACAGA GCGGCAAAGGCTGTGGGAGGAGTCAGAGATTCTTCGGGAGGAACTGGAGTTGCTGCGGGACCAGCTGA ACCAGCACCAGGAGCTGCTGCTGAAACAGATGGCTGACGGGCGGCAGACTCAGGCCTGCAGCTGGAAG GCCATGAGAAACTGTCCTTGGCCACATGAGGGTTCCAAGTGTGCTGAAGAGGATAAtcatggggaggggagagagagaggtttgGTCCTACCTGAGCCTGTGGTCTGGCAGATGTTGGAGCAGCTGCAAAGTGGCCAGGAAAGCAAAGGTCACACCCTGGAAGCTGCCAGGACAGAGGCCCAGGATGTCCAGCAGAAGCATGACCTCCTCAG aTCTCCAGAGGAACACCCTTTCTAA
- the MMACHC gene encoding cyanocobalamin reductase / alkylcobalamin dealkylase produces the protein MEPRVAELKQKIEDTLCPFGFEVYPFQVAWYNELLPPAFHLPLPGPTLAFLVLSTPAMFDQALKPFLQSCHLQLLTDPVDQCVAYHLNRVRESLPELQIQVIADYEVHHNRRPKILAQTAAHVAGAAYYYQRQDVEADPWGTQHISGVCIHPQFGGWFAIRGVVLLPGIEVPDLPPRKPHDCVPTRADRIALLEGFNFHWRDWTYRDAVTPQERYSEEQKTYFSTPPSQRLALLGLTQPSEKPSSPSPDLPFTTLTSKKPQNPSKAWGWLSPNVSPPASPGP, from the exons ATGGAGCCGCGAGTCGCAGAGCTGAAGCAGAAGATTGAGGACACACTGTGTCCTTTTGGCTTCGAGGTATACCCCTTCCAG GTGGCATGGTACAATGAACTCCTGCCTCCAGCTTTCCACCTGCCCCTGCCAGGACCTACCCTGGCCTTCCTGGTACTCAGCACACCCGCCATGTTTGACCAGGCCCTCAAGCCCTTCTTGCAAAGCTGCCACCTGCAACTGTTGACCGACCCTGTGGACCAGTGTGTGGCCTACCATCTGAACCGTGTTAGAGAG AGCCTCCCAGAGCTGCAGATTCAAGTCATTGCCGATTATGAGGTACACCACAACAGGCGCCCAAAGATTCTGGCCCAGACAGCAGCACACGTGGCAGGGGCTGCTTACTACTACCAACGACAAGATGTGGAGGCTGACCCTTGGGGGACCCAG CACATATCAGGAGTGTGCATACACCCCCAATTTGGAGGCTGGTTTGCCATCCGAGGGGTAGTGCTACTGCCTGGGATAGAGGTGCCAGATTTGCCACCCAGAAAACCTCATGACTGTGTGCCTACAAGAGCTGACCGTATCGCCCTTCTTGAAGGCTTCAATTTCCATTGGCGTGACTGGACTTACCGGGATGCTGTCACACCCCAGGAGCGCTACTCAGAAGAGCAGAAGACCTACTTTTCAACTCCGCCTTCTCAAAGATTGGCCCTGTTGGGCTTGACCCAGCCCTCAGAGAAGCCTAGCTCTCCATCCCCTGACCTTCCCTTTACCACACTCACCTCCAAGAAGCCTCAGAACCCCAGCAAAGCCTGGGGCTGGCTCAGCCCCAATGTCTCACCACCAGCATCCCCTGGCCCTTGA
- the CCDC163 gene encoding transmembrane protein CCDC163 isoform X2, producing MSRSVSWSEQLDALLNATDGNVARIKQRLYPLGVSMARELPGTWISSRDLPLQLGVQAEQPWALETPTVPERLSWPEAYSPSHLRDEVTILQSQLRSQAQVIEALRQAVQGLLEEREQQKYQISALEASLRLLQGGPEGRALLEQRLEELRRDLQGLRSQVQEQAQVQAQMQTGPLNCSTTSGLHQELQTERQRLWEESEILREELELLRDQLNQHQELLLKQMADGRQTQACSWKAMRNCPWPHEGSKCAEEDNHGEGRERGLVLPEPVVWQMLEQLQSGQESKGHTLEAARTEAQDVQQKHDLLRTSVHILQSKLPLATTFAMSLSSSSSEVSPLDSNSSWELLWKLGRDLQRNTLSNLEPSSFHLHSQSLEQETFFHSPKMLLSDL from the exons ATGAGTAGGAGCGTGAGCTGGTCTGAGCAGCTTGATGCGCTTCTAAACGCTACTGATGGAAATGTGGCTCGGATCAAG CAGCGACTGTATCCTCTTGGGGTCTCCATGGCAA GGGAGCTGCCTGGGACCTGGATTTCCTCTCGTGATTTGCCTCTCCAGTTAGGAGTCCAAGCTGAACAGCCTTGGGCTCTAGAGACTCCCACAGTCCCAGAGAGGCTGAGCTGGCCTGAGGCCTACAGTCCTTCCCATCTCCGGGATGAAGTTACTATTCTCCAATCCCAGCTTCGATCTCAGGCTCAG GTGATTGAGGCACTAAGGCAGGCTGTACAAGGCTTGCTGGAAGAGCGAGAACAGCAGAAGTACCAGATCAGTGCCCTGGAAG CATCACTAAGATTGCTGCAGGGGGGCCCAGAGGGGAGGGCTCTTCTGGAGCAACGCCTGGAGGAGCTGAGAAGGGACCTTCAGGGGCTTCGGAGCCAGGTGCAGGAGCAGGCCCAAGTCCAAGCCCAAATGCAAACAGGACCATTAAACTGCAGCACTACCAGTGGCCTTCATCAGGAGCTGCAGACAGA GCGGCAAAGGCTGTGGGAGGAGTCAGAGATTCTTCGGGAGGAACTGGAGTTGCTGCGGGACCAGCTGA ACCAGCACCAGGAGCTGCTGCTGAAACAGATGGCTGACGGGCGGCAGACTCAGGCCTGCAGCTGGAAG GCCATGAGAAACTGTCCTTGGCCACATGAGGGTTCCAAGTGTGCTGAAGAGGATAAtcatggggaggggagagagagaggtttgGTCCTACCTGAGCCTGTGGTCTGGCAGATGTTGGAGCAGCTGCAAAGTGGCCAGGAAAGCAAAGGTCACACCCTGGAAGCTGCCAGGACAGAGGCCCAGGATGTCCAGCAGAAGCATGACCTCCTCAG GACCTCCGTTCATATCCTCCAATCTAAGCTGCCCCTGGCCACCACCTTTGCCATGTCTCTTTCTTCATCTAGCTCAGAAGTCAGTCCTCTGGACAGTAACAGTAGCTGGGAACTTTTATGGAAGCTAGGCAGGG aTCTCCAGAGGAACACCCTTTCTAACTTGGAGCCCAGCAGCTTTCACCTCCACTCCCAGAGTCTTGAACAAGAGACTTTCTTTCACAGCCCCAAGATGCTCCTGAGTGACCTATAA
- the CCDC163 gene encoding transmembrane protein CCDC163 isoform X1, which translates to MSRSVSWSEQLDALLNATDGNVARIKQRLYPLGVSMATGELPGTWISSRDLPLQLGVQAEQPWALETPTVPERLSWPEAYSPSHLRDEVTILQSQLRSQAQVIEALRQAVQGLLEEREQQKYQISALEASLRLLQGGPEGRALLEQRLEELRRDLQGLRSQVQEQAQVQAQMQTGPLNCSTTSGLHQELQTERQRLWEESEILREELELLRDQLNQHQELLLKQMADGRQTQACSWKAMRNCPWPHEGSKCAEEDNHGEGRERGLVLPEPVVWQMLEQLQSGQESKGHTLEAARTEAQDVQQKHDLLRTSVHILQSKLPLATTFAMSLSSSSSEVSPLDSNSSWELLWKLGRDLQRNTLSNLEPSSFHLHSQSLEQETFFHSPKMLLSDL; encoded by the exons ATGAGTAGGAGCGTGAGCTGGTCTGAGCAGCTTGATGCGCTTCTAAACGCTACTGATGGAAATGTGGCTCGGATCAAG CAGCGACTGTATCCTCTTGGGGTCTCCATGGCAA CAGGGGAGCTGCCTGGGACCTGGATTTCCTCTCGTGATTTGCCTCTCCAGTTAGGAGTCCAAGCTGAACAGCCTTGGGCTCTAGAGACTCCCACAGTCCCAGAGAGGCTGAGCTGGCCTGAGGCCTACAGTCCTTCCCATCTCCGGGATGAAGTTACTATTCTCCAATCCCAGCTTCGATCTCAGGCTCAG GTGATTGAGGCACTAAGGCAGGCTGTACAAGGCTTGCTGGAAGAGCGAGAACAGCAGAAGTACCAGATCAGTGCCCTGGAAG CATCACTAAGATTGCTGCAGGGGGGCCCAGAGGGGAGGGCTCTTCTGGAGCAACGCCTGGAGGAGCTGAGAAGGGACCTTCAGGGGCTTCGGAGCCAGGTGCAGGAGCAGGCCCAAGTCCAAGCCCAAATGCAAACAGGACCATTAAACTGCAGCACTACCAGTGGCCTTCATCAGGAGCTGCAGACAGA GCGGCAAAGGCTGTGGGAGGAGTCAGAGATTCTTCGGGAGGAACTGGAGTTGCTGCGGGACCAGCTGA ACCAGCACCAGGAGCTGCTGCTGAAACAGATGGCTGACGGGCGGCAGACTCAGGCCTGCAGCTGGAAG GCCATGAGAAACTGTCCTTGGCCACATGAGGGTTCCAAGTGTGCTGAAGAGGATAAtcatggggaggggagagagagaggtttgGTCCTACCTGAGCCTGTGGTCTGGCAGATGTTGGAGCAGCTGCAAAGTGGCCAGGAAAGCAAAGGTCACACCCTGGAAGCTGCCAGGACAGAGGCCCAGGATGTCCAGCAGAAGCATGACCTCCTCAG GACCTCCGTTCATATCCTCCAATCTAAGCTGCCCCTGGCCACCACCTTTGCCATGTCTCTTTCTTCATCTAGCTCAGAAGTCAGTCCTCTGGACAGTAACAGTAGCTGGGAACTTTTATGGAAGCTAGGCAGGG aTCTCCAGAGGAACACCCTTTCTAACTTGGAGCCCAGCAGCTTTCACCTCCACTCCCAGAGTCTTGAACAAGAGACTTTCTTTCACAGCCCCAAGATGCTCCTGAGTGACCTATAA
- the CCDC163 gene encoding transmembrane protein CCDC163 isoform X3: MSRSVSWSEQLDALLNATDGNVARIKRLYPLGVSMATGELPGTWISSRDLPLQLGVQAEQPWALETPTVPERLSWPEAYSPSHLRDEVTILQSQLRSQAQVIEALRQAVQGLLEEREQQKYQISALEASLRLLQGGPEGRALLEQRLEELRRDLQGLRSQVQEQAQVQAQMQTGPLNCSTTSGLHQELQTERQRLWEESEILREELELLRDQLNQHQELLLKQMADGRQTQACSWKAMRNCPWPHEGSKCAEEDNHGEGRERGLVLPEPVVWQMLEQLQSGQESKGHTLEAARTEAQDVQQKHDLLRTSVHILQSKLPLATTFAMSLSSSSSEVSPLDSNSSWELLWKLGRDLQRNTLSNLEPSSFHLHSQSLEQETFFHSPKMLLSDL; encoded by the exons ATGAGTAGGAGCGTGAGCTGGTCTGAGCAGCTTGATGCGCTTCTAAACGCTACTGATGGAAATGTGGCTCGGATCAAG CGACTGTATCCTCTTGGGGTCTCCATGGCAA CAGGGGAGCTGCCTGGGACCTGGATTTCCTCTCGTGATTTGCCTCTCCAGTTAGGAGTCCAAGCTGAACAGCCTTGGGCTCTAGAGACTCCCACAGTCCCAGAGAGGCTGAGCTGGCCTGAGGCCTACAGTCCTTCCCATCTCCGGGATGAAGTTACTATTCTCCAATCCCAGCTTCGATCTCAGGCTCAG GTGATTGAGGCACTAAGGCAGGCTGTACAAGGCTTGCTGGAAGAGCGAGAACAGCAGAAGTACCAGATCAGTGCCCTGGAAG CATCACTAAGATTGCTGCAGGGGGGCCCAGAGGGGAGGGCTCTTCTGGAGCAACGCCTGGAGGAGCTGAGAAGGGACCTTCAGGGGCTTCGGAGCCAGGTGCAGGAGCAGGCCCAAGTCCAAGCCCAAATGCAAACAGGACCATTAAACTGCAGCACTACCAGTGGCCTTCATCAGGAGCTGCAGACAGA GCGGCAAAGGCTGTGGGAGGAGTCAGAGATTCTTCGGGAGGAACTGGAGTTGCTGCGGGACCAGCTGA ACCAGCACCAGGAGCTGCTGCTGAAACAGATGGCTGACGGGCGGCAGACTCAGGCCTGCAGCTGGAAG GCCATGAGAAACTGTCCTTGGCCACATGAGGGTTCCAAGTGTGCTGAAGAGGATAAtcatggggaggggagagagagaggtttgGTCCTACCTGAGCCTGTGGTCTGGCAGATGTTGGAGCAGCTGCAAAGTGGCCAGGAAAGCAAAGGTCACACCCTGGAAGCTGCCAGGACAGAGGCCCAGGATGTCCAGCAGAAGCATGACCTCCTCAG GACCTCCGTTCATATCCTCCAATCTAAGCTGCCCCTGGCCACCACCTTTGCCATGTCTCTTTCTTCATCTAGCTCAGAAGTCAGTCCTCTGGACAGTAACAGTAGCTGGGAACTTTTATGGAAGCTAGGCAGGG aTCTCCAGAGGAACACCCTTTCTAACTTGGAGCCCAGCAGCTTTCACCTCCACTCCCAGAGTCTTGAACAAGAGACTTTCTTTCACAGCCCCAAGATGCTCCTGAGTGACCTATAA
- the CCDC163 gene encoding transmembrane protein CCDC163 isoform X4, translating to MSRSVSWSEQLDALLNATDGNVARIKQRLYPLGVSMATGELPGTWISSRDLPLQLGVQAEQPWALETPTVPERLSWPEAYSPSHLRDEVTILQSQLRSQAQVIEALRQAVQGLLEEREQQKYQISALEASLRLLQGGPEGRALLEQRLEELRRDLQGLRSQVQEQAQVQAQMQTGPLNCSTTSGLHQELQTERQRLWEESEILREELELLRDQLNQHQELLLKQMADGRQTQACSWKMLEQLQSGQESKGHTLEAARTEAQDVQQKHDLLRTSVHILQSKLPLATTFAMSLSSSSSEVSPLDSNSSWELLWKLGRDLQRNTLSNLEPSSFHLHSQSLEQETFFHSPKMLLSDL from the exons ATGAGTAGGAGCGTGAGCTGGTCTGAGCAGCTTGATGCGCTTCTAAACGCTACTGATGGAAATGTGGCTCGGATCAAG CAGCGACTGTATCCTCTTGGGGTCTCCATGGCAA CAGGGGAGCTGCCTGGGACCTGGATTTCCTCTCGTGATTTGCCTCTCCAGTTAGGAGTCCAAGCTGAACAGCCTTGGGCTCTAGAGACTCCCACAGTCCCAGAGAGGCTGAGCTGGCCTGAGGCCTACAGTCCTTCCCATCTCCGGGATGAAGTTACTATTCTCCAATCCCAGCTTCGATCTCAGGCTCAG GTGATTGAGGCACTAAGGCAGGCTGTACAAGGCTTGCTGGAAGAGCGAGAACAGCAGAAGTACCAGATCAGTGCCCTGGAAG CATCACTAAGATTGCTGCAGGGGGGCCCAGAGGGGAGGGCTCTTCTGGAGCAACGCCTGGAGGAGCTGAGAAGGGACCTTCAGGGGCTTCGGAGCCAGGTGCAGGAGCAGGCCCAAGTCCAAGCCCAAATGCAAACAGGACCATTAAACTGCAGCACTACCAGTGGCCTTCATCAGGAGCTGCAGACAGA GCGGCAAAGGCTGTGGGAGGAGTCAGAGATTCTTCGGGAGGAACTGGAGTTGCTGCGGGACCAGCTGA ACCAGCACCAGGAGCTGCTGCTGAAACAGATGGCTGACGGGCGGCAGACTCAGGCCTGCAGCTGGAAG ATGTTGGAGCAGCTGCAAAGTGGCCAGGAAAGCAAAGGTCACACCCTGGAAGCTGCCAGGACAGAGGCCCAGGATGTCCAGCAGAAGCATGACCTCCTCAG GACCTCCGTTCATATCCTCCAATCTAAGCTGCCCCTGGCCACCACCTTTGCCATGTCTCTTTCTTCATCTAGCTCAGAAGTCAGTCCTCTGGACAGTAACAGTAGCTGGGAACTTTTATGGAAGCTAGGCAGGG aTCTCCAGAGGAACACCCTTTCTAACTTGGAGCCCAGCAGCTTTCACCTCCACTCCCAGAGTCTTGAACAAGAGACTTTCTTTCACAGCCCCAAGATGCTCCTGAGTGACCTATAA